The Candida dubliniensis CD36 chromosome 2, complete sequence genome contains a region encoding:
- a CDS encoding Sol1 homologue, putative (Similar to S. cerevisiae SOL1;~described as 6-phosphogluconase in P50278, but SGD notes that Sol1 does not exhibit this enzymatic activity, despite the sequence similarity) encodes MTTTVPLIYSFPEFLGVADAVADHIITAQNQTLYNTTDLDQIELIKQRSGNTPLHTPRHSQSGIELTSSSTLNTPLSRNGSSPKLNNNNNNNNNNNNNSSSGGGSGSGGSTRPKKEKKIQKKQEIRFKIAISGGSLIKILHQGLLPRQKYIEWDKWDIYFADERLVPFKSNDSNYGQAKREIFDLITGDKKPRIFHVDESLINDSQEAADEYEKQLINNFAKKDSVKLPLFDLFLLGCAPDGHIASLFPNHGEQLREKLAWVLPVSNAPSGPENRITLSIPVICHSSRVTFVVEGLTKAPIIKTIMERPEKGLPSSIVNEGAAGRVSWFVDDDALNDLFDITKKKYKYLSIPEPNH; translated from the coding sequence ATGACTACAACAGTTCcattaatttattcatttccAGAGTTTTTAGGAGTTGCTGATGCTGTTGCTGATCATATTATTACTGCTCAAAATCAAACTCTTTACAATACTACTGATCTTGATCAAATTGAACTAATCAAACAAAGATCAGGTAATACCCCTTTACATACCCCAAGACATAGTCAAAGTGGTATAGAATTGACATCAAGTTCAACATTAAATACTCCACTATCAAGAAATGGATCATCACCTAAAttgaacaacaataacaataataataataataataataataatagtagtagtggtggtggtagtggtagtggtggcAGTACTAGACctaaaaaggaaaagaagattcaaaaaaaacaagaaattagaTTTAAAATTGCTATTTCTGGTGgttcattaataaaaattttacaTCAAGGATTATTACCAAGacaaaaatatattgaatGGGATAAATGGGATATTTATTTTGCTGATGAAAGATTAGTACCGTTTAAAAGTaatgattcaaattatGGTCAAGCTAAACgagaaatatttgatttaattactGGTGATAAAAAACCTCGAATTTTCCATGTTGatgaatcattaattaatgattctCAAGAAGCAGCtgatgaatatgaaaaacaattgattaataattttgctAAAAAAGATTCAGTAAAATTAcctttatttgatttatttttattaggTTGTGCACCAGATGGTCATATTGCTTCATTATTTCCAAATCATGGTGAACAATTGAGAGAAAAATTAGCTTGGGTTTTACCAGTATCAAATGCTCCTCTGGGTCCAGAAAATAGAATTACTTTATCTATACCAGTTATATGTCATTCATCAAGAGTaacatttgttgttgaaggATTAACTAAAGCACCAATCATTAAAACTATTATGGAAAGACCAGAAAAGGGGTTACCAAGTTCAATTGTTAATGAAGGTGCTGCTGGTAGAGTAAGTTggtttgttgatgatgatgcattgaatgatttgtttgatataactaaaaagaaatataaatatttatcaataccTGAACCAAATCATTAA
- a CDS encoding hypothetical membrane protein, conserved (GFP-fusion protein localizes to ER), whose protein sequence is MKLSTIFTVFAATIATVAGYETTGSKQTVDILIDYVIKETPELSQNDVANWENGDTVTLQYVVNNNEETEITVVGVTGQFKNPINNEIVTNLTTGKVGPIAVPPGEAIKFDQKINVDLIPANYELIPHVFIAQDSLIKVIPCRGQLATIVDAAVSFFDPRLIFLELVLLVTFAGLLYVGYEIWGKQYFKSVAPVKAKKTSTKASSPVASASTSAATGYDTNWIPESHLKQKKTKKVN, encoded by the coding sequence ATGAAATTATCTACTATCTTTACTGTATTTGCAGCTACAATTGCCACTGTAGCTGGTTACGAAACCACTGGTTCTAAACAAACCGTCGATATTCTTATTGATTATGTCATTAAAGAAACTCCAGAATTATCTCAAAACGACGTGGCCAATTGGGAAAATGGAGACACTGTCACTCTTCAATACGttgtcaataataatgaagaaaccGAAATTACCGTTGTGGGTGTTACTGGACAATTTAAAAACCCcatcaataatgaaattgttaCGAATTTGACTACAGGGAAAGTTGGTCCAATTGCTGTTCCACCTGGTGAAgcaattaaatttgatcaaaaaattaatgttgatttaatCCCGGCTAATTATGAATTGATCCCTCATGTTTTCATTGCTCAAGATAGTTTAATTAAAGTGATTCCATGTCGTGGTCAATTGGCTACTATTGTTGATGCTGCAGTTTCATTTTTCGATCCCAGATTGATCTTTTTGGAATTGGTATTGTTAGTTACTTTTGCTGGGTTATTATATGTTGGTTATGAAATTTGGGGTAAACAATATTTCAAAAGTGTTGCCCCAGTTAAAGCTAAAAAGACATCTACTAAAGCTTCAAGTCCAGTTGCCAGTGCAAGTACTTCTGCTGCTACTGGATATGATACTAACTGGATTCCAGAATCtcatttaaaacaaaagaaaaccaaGAAGGTTAACTAA
- a CDS encoding thiosulfate sulfurtransferase, putative yields MSKSFLTTITPSAYRVLLSTSNPTKRVIPIDATWFMPNDPKNAKQEFIKERIPGSKFFDLDYYIDKNSLYPHMLPKDLSIIEQIYSNLNLNLNDSLVIYDKLGIFSSPRIAWTFSLFGHNKVYLLDNYLNYKQSQYPLDKNPPPPEQLSPPQAPQQLSPENQNDNDIVKLDAKQFKQNYKQQVIEYEELLQLIENKNLKDYLLLDARSLNRFIGKINEPRPGLSSGHIPGAINLPFNSLLKNNSTKQFKSKQEIINIFQTLLNNHNNNHNHNNHNNHNNNNNRFDDLIERKIYPKGIIVMCGTGVTAVILKFAIECILKLNLPVRVYDGSWTEWASRAPSEYIQKDV; encoded by the coding sequence atgtctaaatcatttttaacaacaattacaCCATCAGCATATCGAGTATTATTATCTACATCAAACCCTACTAAAAGAGTAATTCCAATTGATGCTACTTGGTTTATGCCTAATGATCCTAAAAATGCTaaacaagaatttattaaagaaCGTATTCCTGGActgaaattttttgatttagattattatattgataaaaatagTTTATATCCTCATATGTTACCAAaagatttatcaattattgaacaaatatattcaaatttaaatttaaatttaaatgattcaTTAGTAATTTATGATAAATTAGGTATATTTCTGAGTCCTAGAATTGCTTGgactttttcattatttggtCATAACAAAgtatatttattagataattatttaaattataaacaatCACAATATCCCCTTGATAAAaatccaccaccaccagaaCAACTATCACCACCACAAGCACCACAACAACTATCACCagaaaatcaaaatgaTAACGATATTGTTAAACTTGATgcaaaacaatttaaacaaaattataaacaacaagttattgaatatgaagaattattacaattaattgaaaataaaaatttaaaagattATTTACTTTTAGATGCTAGATCATTAAATCGATTTATTGGTAAAATTAATGAACCAAGACCAGGTTTAAGTTCTGGTCATATACCTGGAGCAATTAATTTAccatttaattcattattaaaaaataattcaactaaacaatttaaaagtaaacaagaaattattaatatttttcaaactttattaaataatcataataataatcataatcataataatcacaataatcataataataataataatagatttgatgatttaatagaaagaaaaatatatcCTAAAGGAATTATAGTTATGTGTGGAACTGGAGTTACTGCAgttattttaaaatttgcTATTGAATgtattttaaaattaaatttaccAGTTCGAGTTTATGATGGTAGTTGGACAGAATGGGCTTCTAGAGCTCCATCAgaatatattcaaaaagatgtttaa
- a CDS encoding oligomycin resistance ATP-dependent permease, putative (Similar to S. cerevisiae YOR1), translated as MGPPPPPPPPPNSDALENQELLQRQKRLLSFMLSKKVPPVPTEDERKPYPASSANIFSRMFFWWLSPVMKSGYKRTLQPDDLFYLTDDIKVQHMADTFYRYMTEDIAKAQQQHIIEKCKERGETLENSSVDSDTDLQDFKLSKFLTVWALAKTFKWQYTWACICLTLSNVGQTTLPLLSKKLIEYVELKALGHETGIGKGIGYSFGTAIIVFVIGVFINHFFYRSMITGAQAKAVLTKALLDKSFKLNAEAKHKYPLGKITSMLGTDLSRIDFALGFQPFLIVFPVPIGIAIAILIINIGPASLVGVGILFVFMIAIAFSTGKLFAYRKKANFYTDSRVNYIKEALTNLKVIKFYSWEPPYHENISNVRKKEMKIIYHMQVLRNIVTSFAMSLTLFASMTAFLVLYAIRTHGRDPASIFSSLSLYNTLTQQVFLLPMALASGADAFMGISRVGEFMSQGEIPKGENSIEATPEMKQLMEQEDLAIEVDHADFEWETFADEETPDEKKANSKEEKKKEEEENHVDVITSTHEVTSEKSYSKENGNSTIASSKDTEVEEEEVTFKGLKDIDIKVKKGEFIVITGLIGSGKSSLLNALSGFMKRTNGSVNVNGSLLLCGYPWVQNTTVKENIIFGSEWDEEKYNKVIYACSLEADLEILPAGDRTEIGERGITLSGGQKARINLARAVYANKDIILLDDVLSAVDARVGKHIMNNCILDLLKNKTRILATHQLSLIGSADRVIFLNPNGTIDVGKFEELQATNESFSKLMAYNSESKKENDEKEEEEEQEELQEENELFGDEDPLDDELEEERKMIQRQVTQRTQPDEKDEEDEEGRHREFNVDKTADGTLIEAEDRAVNAISLSVYKEYLVLGSGKFSPWVIVPILLTFIVLATFCQIFTNTWLSFWTAHKFNQPDKFYIGIYIMFAFLSFILLTLEFIVLVYITNTAAVMLNVMAVKKVLHAPMSFMDTTPMGRILNRFTKDTDVLDNEIGDQLRFFLFVFANIIGVLILCVIYLPWFAIAIPFLGFLFVSIANYYQASAREIKRLEAIQRSLVYNNFDETLSGMITIKAYHATERFALKNNYLIDRMNEAYYITIANQRWLAIHMDFVAALFALLIALLCVNRVFNISASSVGLIVSYVFQIAGQLSMLIRTYTQVENEMNSAERLHTYAQNLPKEAPYIITENTPPPNWPNKGAIEFDNASLAYRPGLPLVLKNLKFKINPMEKIGICGRTGAGKSSIMTALYRLSELESGKIIIDDIDISTLGLKDLRSKLSIIPQDPVLFRGSIRKNLDPFNEHSDDKLWDALRRTGLIEESRLDIVKKQIKPKIENNKKDDKKKEEEEEEEDDDDDDGVGSTLHKFHLDQTVEEEGSNFSLGERQLIAFARALVRDSRILILDEATSSVDYETDSKIQHTIIKEFKDCTILCIAHRLKTIINYDRILVLDKGEIKEFDTPWNLFNSENSIFQQMCHRSNITEQDFQEATGF; from the coding sequence ATGGGccctccaccaccaccaccaccaccaccaaattCAGATGCTCTTGAAAATCAAGAGTTACTTCAAAGACAGAAACGATTACTAAGTTTCATGCTATCGAAAAAAGTCCCACCTGTCCCTACTGAAGATGAAAGGAAACCATATCCAGCAAGTTCTGCCAATATATTTTCCCGAAtgtttttttggtggttaTCACCAGTGATGAAATCAGGTTATAAACGAACTTTACAACCTGATGATTTATTCTATTTAACAGATGATATTAAAGTACAACATATGGCCGATACATTTTATCGTTATATGACTGAAGATATAGCGAAagctcaacaacaacatattattgaaaaatgtaAAGAAAGAGGTGAAACATTAGAAAATTCATCAGTTGATTCAGATACTGATTTAcaagatttcaaattatctaaatttCTTACTGTATGGGCTTTAGCGAAAACTTTTAAATGGCAATATACTTGGGCATGTATTTGTTTAACTTTAAGTAATGTTGGTCAAACCacattaccattattatcgaaaaaattaattgaatatgtTGAATTAAAAGCTCTTGGTCATGAAACTGGTATTGGTAAAGGAATAGGTTATTCATTTGGTACAGCAATAATTGTGTTTGTTATTGGGgtatttattaatcatttcttttataGATCCATGATTACTGGTGCTCAAGCCAAAGCAGTATTAACTAAAGCACTTTtagataaatcatttaaattaaatgcTGAGGCAAAACATAAATATCCTTTAGGTAAAATAACTTCAATGTTAGGTACCGATTtatcaagaattgattttgcCCTTGGATTCCAACCATTTTTAATTGTATTCCCAGTACCAATTGGCATTGCTATTGctatattgattattaatattggTCCTGCTTCATTAGTTGGAGTAGGGATtttatttgtatttatGATTGCCATTGCCTTTTCTACGGGGAAATTATTTGCTTATAGGAAAAAAGCCAATTTTTATACTGATTCAAGAgttaattatattaaagAAGCTTTAACTAATTTAAAAGTGATTAAATTTTATTCTTGGGAACCTCCATATCATGAAAATATTTCTAATGTTcgtaaaaaagaaatgaaaatcaTTTATCATATGCAAGTATTAAGAAATATTGTTACATCATTTGCCATGTCATTAACATTATTTGCTTCAATGACAGCTTTTTTAGTACTTTATGCTATTAGAACTCATGGTCGAGATCCAgcatcaattttttcatcacTTTCATTATATAATACTTTAACTCAACAAGTTTTCCTTTTACCAATGGCTTTAGCAAGTGGTGCTGATGCATTTATGGGGATTTCTCGTGTTGGTGAATTTATGTCTCAAGGTGAAATACCTAAAGGAGAAAATTCTATAGAAGCAACTCCAGaaatgaaacaattgatgGAACAAGAAGATTTAGCTATAGAAGTAGATCATGCTGATTTTGAATGGGAAACTTTTGCTGATGAAGAAACCCCTGATGAGAAAAAAGCTAATagtaaagaagaaaaaaaaaaagaagaagaagaaaatcatGTTGATGTCATAACTTCAACTCATGAAGTTACTAGTGAGAAATCATATTCTAAAGAAAATGGAAATTCAACAATAGCTAGTAGTAAAGACACAGAAGTTGAAGAGGAGGAGGTTACTTTTAAAGGATTaaaagatattgatattaaagtgaaaaaaggtgaatttattgttattactGGATTAATTGGTTCAggtaaatcatcattattgaatGCTCTTTCTGGATTTATGAAACGTACTAATGGATCAGTCAATGTTAATGGATCTTTATTACTTTGTGGATATCCTTGGGTACAAAACACTACtgttaaagaaaatattatttttggatCAGAATGggatgaagaaaaatataataaagtAATTTATGCTTGTTCATTGGAAGCTGATTTAGAAATATTACCTGCTGGAGATAGAACTGAAATTGGTGAACGTGGTATTACTTTATCTGGAGGTCAAAAGGCTAGAATCAATTTAGCTCGTGCTGTATATGCTAATAAAGAcattattttattggatGATGTTTTAAGTGCAGTTGATGCTCGTGTCGGGAAACATATTATGAATAATTGTATTTTagatttattgaaaaataaaacaagaatattGGCTACTCatcaattatcattaattggTTCTGCTGATAgagttatttttttaaatccTAATGGTACTATTGATGTTGGgaaatttgaagaattacaaGCAACTAATGAAAGTTTTAGTAAATTAATGGCTTACAATAGTGaatcaaagaaagaaaacgacgagaaagaagaagaagaagaacaagaagagcTACAAGAAGAGAATGAATTGTTTGGAGATGAAGACCCATTAGATGATGAacttgaagaagaaaggaAAATGATTCAAAGACAAGTGACTCAAAGAACTCAACCAGATgaaaaagatgaagaagatgaagaaggaCGTCATCGTGAATTTAATGTTGATAAAACTGCTGATGGGACATTAATTGAAGCTGAAGATCGTGCTGTTAATGCCATTAGTTTGAGTGTTTATAAAGAATATCTTGTTTTAGGATCAGGAAAATTTTCACCTTGGGTTATTGTTCCAATTTTATTAACTTTTATTGTCTTGGCGACATTTTGTCAAATTTTCACTAATACTTGGTTATCTTTTTGGACTGCTcataaattcaatcaaccagataaattttatattggtatttatattatgtttgcatttttatcatttattcTTTTAACATTggaatttattgttttggtATATATTACCAATACTGCTGCTGTAATGTTGAATGTAATGGCAGTGAAAAAAGTTTTACATGCCCCCATGTCATTTATGGATACTACCCCTATGGGGAGAATTTTGAATCGTTTTACTAAAGATACTGATGTTCtagataatgaaattggtgATCAATTAAGatttttcttatttgtTTTCGCCAATATTATTGGAGTATTAATTTTATGTGTTATTTATCTTCCTTGGTTTGCAATTGCTATACCATTTTTAggatttttatttgttagTATTGccaattattatcaagCTTCAGCAAGAGAAATTAAACGTTTAGAAGCTATTCAAAGATCATTagtttataataattttgatgaaactTTAAGTGGGATGATTACTATTAAAGCATATCATGCAACTGAAAGATTTGCcttgaaaaacaattatttgattgatagAATGAATGAAGCTTATTATATTACTATTGCTAATCAACGTTGGTTAGCTATTCATATGGATTTTGTTGCTGCTCTTTTTGCCTTATTGATTGCTTTACTTTGTGTTAATCgagttttcaatattagTGCTTCATCAGTAGGTTTAATTGTATCATATGTTTTCCAAATTGCTGGACAATTATCCATGCTTATTAGAACATATACTCaagttgaaaatgaaatgaattCTGCTGAAAGATTACATACTTATGCTCAAAATTTACCAAAAGAGGCTCCTTATATAATCACAGAAAATACTCCACCACCAAATTGGCCCAATAAAGGAGccattgaatttgataatgcTTCATTAGCTTATAGACCTGGATTACCATtagttttaaaaaatttgaaatttaaaattaatccAATGGAAAAAATTGGTATTTGTGGTAGAACTGGTGCTggtaaatcatcaattatgaCAGCATTATATCGATTATCAGAATTAGAATCGGggaaaattattattgatgatattgatatttcaaCTTTAGGTTTAAAAGATCTTCgatcaaaattatcaattattccTCAAGATCCAGTATTATTCCGAGGATCAATTCGGAAAAATTTGGATCCATTTAATGAACATTCTGATGATAAACTTTGGGATGCATTAAGACGTACAGgattaattgaagaatcaAGATTAGATATTGtaaagaaacaaatcaaaccaaaaattgagaataataaaaaagatgataaaaagaaagaagaagaagaagaagaagaagatgatgatgatgatgatggtgttGGTTCAACATTACATAAATTCCATTTAGATCAAACtgtggaagaagaaggatcaaatttttctctTGGTGAACGTCAATTAATTGCTTTTGCTAGAGCATTAGTTCGTGATTCTCgaattttaattcttgatgAAGCTACATCTTCAGTTGATTATGAAACTGATTCTAAAATTCAACAcacaattattaaagaatttaaagATTGTACCATTTTATGTATTGCTCATAGATTGAAaacaatcattaattatGATCGAATTTTAGTATTAGATAAAGGtgaaattaaagaatttgatacTCCTTggaatttatttaatagtGAAAATAGTATTTTCCAACAAATGTGTCATCGTTCAAATATTACTGAACAAGATTTCCAAGAAGCTACTGGATtttag
- the FCY21 gene encoding purine-cytosine permease, putative, with protein sequence MSSDPEKNLSMPEKTSVNSYSYDTNISTTMEPSSSGGEIESTKLNFIDKWAHKLNAETKGIELVTDEEKTDNSFWNLATMWLSANLVIATFSLGALGITVFNLAFGQAILVIIFFSILGGFPVAFFSCFGSALGLRQMLLSKFLIGDLTTRLFAAINVIACVGWGAVNTMSSAQLLHIVNNGALPPWAGCLIIVVCTVLVTFFGYHVIHIYEKWAWIPNLIIFIIIIVRFAMTNKFTNESFQQGETTAGNVLSFGGTVFGFATGWTTYSSDYVVYHPRNTNPWKIFFSIFFGLLTPLMFTLILGAACATGIANDPQWTKLYNEDSVGGLVYAILVQDSLHGFGQFCCVILALSTVANNVPNMYSMALSAQTVWSGFRKIPRVAWTIIGNGATLAICIPAYYKFEAVMENFMNLISYYLSIYESIMFASHFIWNNGRFDGYDYERWNDKQAYPIGYAGVFGFACGVAGVVLGMNQTWYSGVIGRQIGEFGGDIGFELAIGFAFIGFNVARYFEKKIY encoded by the coding sequence ATGTCTAGTGATccagaaaaaaatttatcaatgcCAGAAAAGACATCAGTCAATCTGTATCTGTATGATACTAACATTAGTACTACTATGgaaccatcatcatctggtggtgaaattgaatcaacaaaattaaattttattgataaatggGCTCATAAATTAAATGCAGAAACTAAAGGTATTGAATTAGTtactgatgaagaaaaaactgataattcattttgGAATTTAGCTACAATGTGGTTAAGTGCAAATTTAGTTATTGCAACATTTTCATTAGGTGCTTTAGGAATAACAGTTTTTAATTTAGCTTTTGGTCAAGCAATATTagtaattatttttttttcaatattaggTGGATTCCCAGTAGCATTTTTTTCATGTTTTGGATCAGCTTTAGGATTAAGACAAAtgttattatcaaaatttttaattggtgATCTTACTACCAGACTTTTCGCTGCCATTAATGTTATTGCTTGTGTTGGTTGGGGTGCAGTTAATACCATGTCTTCAGCTCAATTATTACatattgttaataatgGTGCTTTACCTCCTTGGGCCGGTTGtcttattattgttgtttgtaCAGTATTAGTGACATTTTTCGGTTATCATGTTATTCATATTTATGAAAAATGGGCTTGGATTcctaatttaattatttttattattattattgttagaTTTGCTATGACAAATAAATTTACTAATGAATCTTTTCAACAAGGTGAAACTACTGCTGGTAATGTTTTAAGTTTTGGTGGTACAGTTTTCGGATTTGCCACTGGTTGGACAACTTATCTGAGTGATTATGTTGTTTATCATCCTCGTAATACTAATCcttggaaaatttttttcagtaTATTTTTCGGTTTATTAACTCCTTTAATGTTTACTTTAATTTTAGGAGCTGCTTGTGCTACTGGTATTGCTAATGATCCTCAATGGActaaattatataatgaaGATTCTGTTGGTGGATTAGTTTATGCTATTTTGGTTCAAGATTCTTTACATGGATTTGGTCAATTTTGTTGTGTTATATTGGCTTTATCTACCGTGGCTAATAATGTTCCCAATATGTATTCAATGGCTTTATCAGCTCAAACAGTTTGGTCAGGATTTAGAAAAATCCCTAGAGTAGCTTGGActattattggtaatggagCAACTTTAGCAATTTGTATTCCAGcttattataaatttgaagCGGTTATGGAAAATTTTatgaatttaatttcatattatttatcaatttatgAAAGTATAATGTTTGCATCTCATTTCATTTGGAATAATGGTAGATTTGATGgttatgattatgaaagATGGAATGATAAACAAGCTTATCCAATTGGTTATGCTGGAGTTTTCGGTTTTGCTTGTGGAGTTGCTGGAGTGGTTTTAGGTATGAATCAAACTTGGTATAGTGGAGTAATTGGTAGACAAATTGGAGAATTTGGTGGTGATATTGGATTTGAATTAGCTATTGGATTTGCCTTTATAGGGTTTAATGTGGCTAGATAtttcgaaaaaaaaatatattag
- a CDS encoding amino acid biosynthesis regulatory protein, putative (Similar to S. cerevisiae GCN4), with the protein MSATTPIIYEDSLFESQDLFASPKVKQFHQKVVADTTTTTNTTTTTIKNEPGLELSLNLPEMQKASETISTPFQIHSSVLESVFSTNLHGVNDIDHTPMFDELDLIMDGCKVNSSDDWVALFGDDHDIVGEEPILSLKNDNDNEVDVDVDDDDALVPREETTIEGLLLEPSPNRTISASTSASTSSSNSPESTVATTVITGCATASGKRQFQLETPNPSSTLPTPLLDSKKRIKVDHLGCVTYSKKQRSQPLQPIIIDDIKDAAALKRAKNTEAARRSRARKMERMNQLEEKVENLINEKEILQDQVEKLQELLKINGIQF; encoded by the coding sequence ATGTCTGCTACTACTCCTATTATTTACGAAGATTCTTTATTTGAATCCCAAGATTTATTTGCTTCACCAAAAGTTAAACAATTCCATCAAAAGGTTGTTGCTGatactaccaccaccaccaatactactactactactattaaaAACGAACCTGGTTTGGAATTAAGTTTGAATTTACCAGAAATGCAAAAAGCTTCTGAAACTATTTCTACTCCATTTCAAATCCATTCTAGTGTATTGGAATCGGTTTTTAGTACTAATTTACATGGagttaatgatattgatcaTACTCCAATgtttgatgaattggatttgATTATGGACGGATGTAAAGTCAATTCATCAGATGATTGGGTTGCTCTTTTTGGTGATGATCATGATATTGTTGGAGAAGAaccaatattatcattgaaaaatgataatgataatgaagttgatgttgatgttgatgatgatgatgctCTTGTTCCAAGAGAGGAAACTACTATTGAAGGTTTATTATTGGAACCATCACCAAATCGAACCATTTCTGCTTCTACTTCTGCTTCtacttcatcatcaaatagTCCAGAAAGTACTGTTGCTACCACAGTCATTACTGGTTGTGCTACTGCAAGTGGTAAAagacaatttcaattggaaACACCAAATCCTTCATCAACATTACCAACACCATTATTGGAttctaaaaaaagaattaaagtTGATCATTTAGGTTGTGTTACTTATtctaaaaaacaaagatcTCAACCTTTACaaccaattattattgatgatattaaagATGCAGCTGCTTTAAAAAGAGCTAAAAATACTGAAGCTGCTAGAAGATCAAGAGCTCGTAAAATGGAAagaatgaatcaattggaagaaaaagttgaaaatttgattaatgaaaaagaaattttacaagatcaagttgaaaaattacaagaattgttgaaaattaatggtattcaattttga
- a CDS encoding hypothetical protein (spliced gene;~possibly C. dubliniensis-specific;~no convincing Fasta/BlastP hits to known proteins) encodes MIDKPSVIRKRIRSEYKFANSFTPFLLEQQPHNSEQRLSSQLPKIPLQLGQSILEFIDSFPLAITTPPPPPPPPPPIETCQSGIDFGKNILVKPKSSARKKSKLKQQPHFTFLSRHRRPPHQKNDNNNDNDQDEDEDEDDNNYQIGSSSSIPSDVEEVQLVYNKSNTPKYLGQFINVYSDNRLKRQCKSCPAMYTDLKGFNRHYESKHL; translated from the exons ATGATAGA TAAACCTAGCGTTATACGTAAACGAATACGTTCGGAATACAAATTTGCAAACTCATTTACACCTTTTTTACTAGAGCAGCAACCACATAATCTGGAACAGCGGCTATCTTCCCAATTACCTAAAATTCCCCTACAATTAGGACAAAGCATTCTTGAATTCATTGATAGCTTTCCTCTAGCAATAACAACACCGCCGCCaccgccaccaccaccaccaccaatagaAACCTGTCAACTGGGAATAGATTTCGGCAAAAATATACTAGTAAAACCTAAATCCTCGGCCCGCAAAAAAtctaaattgaaacaacagCCACATTTCACATTTCTATCTCGCCATCGTCGTCCGCCCCACCAAAagaatgataataataatgacaatGACCAGGACGAGGACGaggatgaagatgataataattatcaaattggaAGTTCATCTTCTATACCAAGTGATGTAGAAGAAGTTCAATTGGTgtataataaatcaaacacTCCAAAATATCTTGgtcaattcattaatgTATATCTGGATAATCGATTAAAACGTCAATGTAAATCATGTCCTGCCATGTATACGGATTTAAAAGGATTTAATCGACATTATGAAAGTAAACATTTATAA